One genomic segment of Centropristis striata isolate RG_2023a ecotype Rhode Island chromosome 11, C.striata_1.0, whole genome shotgun sequence includes these proteins:
- the ptger4c gene encoding prostaglandin E receptor 4 (subtype EP4) c — MINDTLTFGELDTNVSEPLPPLSLTQNHSVFPALRLESKSLVTSATMFAVGVLGNLIAIVVLCISKKEQKETTFYTLVCGMAITDLLGTCFTSPVVIATYVANRWPGGVLLCHFFSFSMLFFGSAGMSILCAMAVERYLAINHAYFYSQHIDRSMARFALLVTYLANIVLCIMPSFGFGQHVRHFPGTWCFLDWRAMDPLGACYSFLYGGVMLVLIAVTVLCNLAVCRSLVGMNQRTGIVRTELCEQGGSRRRFPRLPSVTSAAEIQMFWLMIFMTIVFLVCSIPLVVRIFVNQLYDPAYISAGGKPDYRGDMLAIRFASFNPILDPWVYILCRKNLLLKGCEKLKRSVAHLKDGQGDNNDWVGGQHSPPSLNSNDTSYASIRTASYRNDVEHRMTIKNTSFTDFAMRQAWEYDTARVNFHPFSVESTAIIGCEAEAASASKQDAAAKSSPGRSATPLLSAHYRKVDIVTCTFSTPSSCQSAKCL; from the exons CGATGTTCGCCGTGGGAGTCCTGGGGAACCTCATCGCCATAGTTGTGTTGTGCATCTCcaaaaaggagcagaaggaaACCACTTTCTACACTCTGGTCTGCGGGATGGCCATCACGGATCTGTTGGGGACGTGCTTCACGAGCCCGGTGGTGATCGCCACATATGTGGCCAACCGCTGGCCGGGAGGCGTGCTGCTGTGccacttcttctccttctccatgCTCTTCTTCGGCTCAGCCGGGATGTCCATCCTGTGCGCCATGGCTGTGGAGCGATACCTGGCCATAAACCATGCGTACTTCTACTCCCAGCACATAGACCGGTCCATGGCGCGCTTTGCGCTCCTGGTCACCTACCTGGCTAACATTGTACTCTGCATTATGCCCAGCTTTGGCTTCGGGCAGCACGTCAGGCACTTCCCCGGGACTTGGTGCTTCCTGGACTGGAGGGCGATGGATCCACTTGGAGCCTGCTACTCCTTCCTGTACGGCGGCGTGATGCTGGTGCTGATCGCCGTGACGGTTTTGTGTAACTTGGCGGTGTGCAGGTCGCTCGTGGGGATGAACCAGAGGACAGGGATAGTCAGGACGGAGCTGTGTGAGCAGGGGGGGTCACGGCGCCGCTTCCCCCGGCTGCCCTCAGTCACCTCAGCGGCGGAGATCCAAATGTTCTGGCTCATGATCTTCATGACCATCGTGTTCCTGGTCTGCTCCATCCCTTTGGTG GTGCGGATCTTTGTGAACCAGCTGTACGACCCTGCTTACATCTCCGCTGGGGGGAAACCTGACTACCGGGGCGACATGTTGGCGATCCGCTTCGCCTCATTCAACCCTATATTAGACCCCTGGGTGTACATCCTGTGCCGGAAGAACCTGCTGCTGAAGGGCTGCGAGAAGCTGAAGAGGTCAGTGGCCCACCTTAAGGACGGGCAAGGTGACAACAACGACTGGGTCGGAGGTCAACACTCCCCTCCGTCTTTAAACAGCAATGACACCAGTTACGCGTCAATACGCACGGCCAGCTACAGGAACGACGTGGAGCACCGGATGACCATCAAGAATACATCCTTTACGGACTTCGCAATGAGGCAAGCGTGGGAGTACGACACCGCCCGGGTCAACTTTCACCCCTTCAGCGTCGAGTCCACCGCGATAATCGGCTGTGAGGCGGAAGCAGCATCTGCCTCCAAACAGGACGCGGCAGCCAAGTCGTCTCCGGGACGCAGCGCCACGCCGCTCCTCTCCGCGCACTACAGGAAAGTGGACATTGTCACGTGCACGTTCAGCACACCGAGTTCATGTCAGTCAGCGAAATGCCTTTGA
- the LOC131979729 gene encoding artemin produces MRHRSVWIAKNMSCAKKRGRSGSPVLPGAHLEQKAHWTAGGTRWRVRKKDRQEITSVMSAKAKVLLLVLLSLLPLVEGAHMKAGAAAVGSDSGPAVSLLAGQEERELPVTLPEVAEDEEQEDDSDPYSTWHAVYDPFVIDEVDDHHSSRWAGRSPRSSDPTEPQPKGSPKKKKRRRKKEEEEETGRADRKRKGRGRQPKQSNKDCRVEKREMKVRDLGLGFDSDEIVLFKFCVGSCQSSRTNYDLALKALLENSSLPQHIARKVSKQPCCRPDRYEPVSFMDAQTTWRTIQSLSAASCMCMG; encoded by the exons ATGAGGCATCGCAGCGTATGGATAGCCAAAAACATGAGCTGCGCCAAGAAGCGTGGAAGAAGCGGCTCTCCTGTCCTCCCCGGTGCGCACTTGGAGCAGAAAGCGCACTGGACAGCTG gtgGGACCAGATGGAGGGTTCGGAAGAAGGATAGACAGGAGATTACCTCTGTGATGTCAGCAAAGGCCAAG GTGCTGCTCTTGgtgctcctctctctgctgcctTTAGTTGAAGGAGCTCATATGAAAGCgggtgctgctgctgtgggaTCAGACTCGGGCCCCGCCGTGAGTCTGCTGGCAGGCCAGGAGGAGCGAGAGCTTCCTGTGACGCTGCCAGAGGTGGCGGAGGACGAGGAGCAGGAAGACGACAGTGACCCTTACTCCACTTGGCACGCTGTCTACG accCCTTTGTAATAGACGAGGTGGATGACCATCACAGCAGTCGCTGGGCTGGACGCTCTCCTCGCTCCTCTGACCCCACAGAACCTCAACCCAAGGGTTCgccaaagaaaaagaagaggagaaggaagaaagaagaagaggaagagacaggGAGAGCAGATAGAAAGCGTAAAGGTAGGGGGCGGCAGCCGAAGCAGAGCAACAAGGACTGCCGGGTGGAGAAGAGGGAGATGAAGGTGCGGGACCTGGGCCTGGGCTTCGACTCGGACGAGATCGTCCTCTTCAAGTTCTGCGTGGGTTCCTGCCAGTCCTCCAGGACAAACTACGACTTGGCACTGAAGGCGCTGCTGGAGAACAGCTCCCTGCCTCAGCACATCGCCCGCAAGGTCAGCAAACAGCCCTGCTGCCGGCCAGACCGGTACGAGCCGGTTTCCTTCATGGACGCCCAGACCACGTGGAGGACCATCCAGTCGTTATCAGCCGCCAGCTGCATGTGTATGGGCTGA